TGAACCATGTAGATCAAGTTTCCTGTTGAGCCTGCGCCATTCCGTTGGCGTGAGCATTACCGAGAGGGCTGGGATCCTTCTTGCGCAAGACCGGCCATTGCAGCACGCATCGACGAATTCGTCCACCAGACTTATCATCGGAGGCTTCCTTATCAATGCAGTGTTAACCTCGGATGAATTGCATTGGAGGCGCTTATATCGCAGTATAACTGCCCCTTTCCGTAACTCGATAATAACGACGGCAGAGACCGTGACGGGGTGTAACCGGAAACGCCTCAGGAAGGTTATCAAGCCCCCCTCACGATGCAACACACCATGTTAATCGGTGATGCGAAACTGCTGATTGTGGAGAAGACAACGACCATGTCTCAAAAGCAGCTTGAAAACATCAACGTCGCCAGCCAGGAGGCGTTGATCACCCCCGAAGCCCTGAAACAGGAAATGCCCCTGTCCGACAAGGCTGCCGAAACCGTAGCCGCTGGCCGGGAAACCATCAACAACATCCTCGATGGCAAGGATCACCGGATTTTCGTCGTTGTCGGCCCTTGTTCCATCCACGATGTGAAGGCCGCGCACGAGTATGCGCAAAAGCTCAAGGCATTGGCCGACGAGATCGGCGACACCGTGTATATCGTGATGCGAGTCTACTTCGAGAAGCCTCGAACGACGATCGGCTGGAAAGGCCTGATCAACGACCCTCACCTGAACGACTCGTTCGACATCGAGCAGGGCCTGCATATCGGTCGTCGCCTACTACTGGATATTGCGGAACTGGGTCTGCCGGCGGCGACTGAAGCGCTTGATCCGATCTCGCCCCAGTACCTGCAGGACACGATTTCCTGGTCGGCCATTGGCGCCCGGACTACCGAGTCCCAGACCCATCGTGAGATGAGTAGTGGCCTGTCCATGCCGATCGGCTTCAAGAACGGGACCGATGGCAGTCTCGACGTGGCCGTCAACGCCATGAAGTCCGTCTCACACCCCCATAGTTTTCTGGGCATCGACCAGAAAGGCCAGGTGTCGATCGTCCGTACCCGCGGCAACGCCTATGGCCACGTGGTCCTGCGCGGCGGTGGCGGCAAACCGAACTACGACTCCGTAAGCATCGCCCTGTGCGAGCAGGAACTGGAGAAGGCCGGCCTGCGCAACGCGCTGGTGGTGGATTGCAGTCACGCCAACTCGAACAAGGATCCAGGCATCCAGCCCCTGGTCGTCCAGGACGTAGCCCACCAGATAATGGAAGGTAACACCTCAATCCTCGGATTGATGGTGGAAAGCCACCTCAACTGGGGTAATCAGTCCATCCCCGAGAACCTGGCCGACCTGAAGTACGGCGTATCGATCACCGACGCCTGTATCGACTGGCCGACGACCGAGAAGACGCTGCGGGAGCTGCGTGACAAGCTGAAGGATGTCTTGCCTAAGCGGGCGGCTCAATAGCCCGCCCGCGCGCTACCAACGTAGGTCGGGTTAGCAACGCGTAACCCGACATGGAGTTCCGGTGTTACCCACAAGTGGTGTCTGGAAGAGGCTTGTCGGGTTACGCGTTGCTTTTACGCCCTTGGGTGAACCCGACCTACTTTTAGGTATTGAGCTGAACACGCCGTTAAACGGACTGCCCAATCCAGTCCAGCTTATCCCGAAGCTTCACCACCTCGCCGATAACAATCAACGTTGGCGCTTTCACCTCGCTGGCCTCGACCTTTTCCACGATGGAATCGATCTGCCCTGTCACGACTACCTGTTCCGGCGTGGTACCCTTGGAAACCAGTGCTACCGGCATATCCGCCGGCATCCCGTGGGCGACCAATTCCCGCACGATAATCGGGAGGCCGACGAGGCCCATGTAAAACACCAGGGTCTGGTTGTTTTGAACGAAATCCTTCCACGGCAGGTCGCAGGTATCGTTCTTGAGATGGCCCGTTACAAAACGAACGGATTGCGCATAATCGCGGTGTGTTAGCGGAATGCCAGCATAGGCAGAGCAACCGGAGGCCGCCGTTATACCAGGCACCACCTGAAAGGCAACGCCAGCTTCGGCCAGGGTTTCTATTTCCTCGCCACCACGCCCGAAAATGAAAGGGTCCCCCCCTTTCAATCGGACCACGGTCCGCCCTTTCCTGGCCAGTTCCACCAGACGTTCGTTGATCTCATGCTGAGGCAGTGTGTGGTTCGAGCGCTGTTTGCCGACATGGATCATTTCGGCGTCGGCGCGGACACGCGCCAGGATTTCCCTCGATACCAAACGGTCGTATAGCACCACATCCGCTTGGGCGATAATTCGGAGGGCCTTGAGGGTCAGTAGGTCAGGATCGCCGGGACCGGCGCCGACAAGGAAGACTTCGCCACGCCCCGAGCCTGACGCGGCCTTGCGGATCGCACTCTCAAGGGAATCGGACAAATCCGAGGCGGGCATTTGATGCGCGCGGGCGACCAGGTTGCCATCCAACAACTGGTACCAGAAGCTCCGGCGCTGATGCGGCGTGGTCAGGCGGTCGGACAGATCGCCCTTACGCGTCATCTGCTGGAGCACATTGCCCAACCCTTCCGGCAACAGCGTATCCAGCTTTTGCCGCAGCCAACTGGCTACCGTGGGCCAACGGCCCCCGGTATCGACGGTGATGCGCAGCGGGCCCCGCTGGAGCGTCGCCGGAAACTGCACCTGCGCCCGGGGGTGATCCACCGGCGACCACACCGGCAAGCCTTCTTCCACCCGAGCAATCCAAGCCGCATCATCTTCGACTACACCGGTATCGATCAACAGCAAGCCATAATCGGCCCCAACAAGGGGGGTACCGGCCGCGGGAATATCCGCCACGACGCTCGAAGGGGGCGCCTCGTCGGGCAATTCATCGTGACCGATCCAGACAATGCGTGCACCCTGCTCCGCGCACGCGCGCGCCTTCGCCAACAAACGTGGGCCGATGCCAATACAACCGACGACCG
The window above is part of the Marinobacter nanhaiticus D15-8W genome. Proteins encoded here:
- a CDS encoding 3-deoxy-7-phosphoheptulonate synthase; this encodes MSQKQLENINVASQEALITPEALKQEMPLSDKAAETVAAGRETINNILDGKDHRIFVVVGPCSIHDVKAAHEYAQKLKALADEIGDTVYIVMRVYFEKPRTTIGWKGLINDPHLNDSFDIEQGLHIGRRLLLDIAELGLPAATEALDPISPQYLQDTISWSAIGARTTESQTHREMSSGLSMPIGFKNGTDGSLDVAVNAMKSVSHPHSFLGIDQKGQVSIVRTRGNAYGHVVLRGGGGKPNYDSVSIALCEQELEKAGLRNALVVDCSHANSNKDPGIQPLVVQDVAHQIMEGNTSILGLMVESHLNWGNQSIPENLADLKYGVSITDACIDWPTTEKTLRELRDKLKDVLPKRAAQ
- the cysG gene encoding siroheme synthase CysG — protein: MTLTVSLRIDHPVVGCIGIGPRLLAKARACAEQGARIVWIGHDELPDEAPPSSVVADIPAAGTPLVGADYGLLLIDTGVVEDDAAWIARVEEGLPVWSPVDHPRAQVQFPATLQRGPLRITVDTGGRWPTVASWLRQKLDTLLPEGLGNVLQQMTRKGDLSDRLTTPHQRRSFWYQLLDGNLVARAHQMPASDLSDSLESAIRKAASGSGRGEVFLVGAGPGDPDLLTLKALRIIAQADVVLYDRLVSREILARVRADAEMIHVGKQRSNHTLPQHEINERLVELARKGRTVVRLKGGDPFIFGRGGEEIETLAEAGVAFQVVPGITAASGCSAYAGIPLTHRDYAQSVRFVTGHLKNDTCDLPWKDFVQNNQTLVFYMGLVGLPIIVRELVAHGMPADMPVALVSKGTTPEQVVVTGQIDSIVEKVEASEVKAPTLIVIGEVVKLRDKLDWIGQSV